From Deinococcus aquaticus, one genomic window encodes:
- the tdh gene encoding L-threonine 3-dehydrogenase, protein MRALSKQHAQEGIWMTEAPVPTPGPNDLLIRVRKGSICGTDVHIYKWDTWAQNTIPVPMIVGHEYVGTVAAIGSEVRGFQIGDRVSGEGHVTCGHCRNCRAGRRHLCRNTLGVGVNRPGSFAEYLVLPAFNAFKLPDDIPDDIAAIFDPFGNAVHTALSFDLVGEDVLITGAGPIGVMAAAVARHVGARNVVITDINDYRLDLARRMGVTRAVNVAHEDLRVVMQELGMTEGFDVGLEMSGSGPAFAQMVDVMNNGGKVALLGIPSGRVDIDWNAVIFKMLTIKGIYGREMFETWYKMAALIQSGLDLSPIITHHYPIHDYQKGFDAMLGGQSGKVILNWE, encoded by the coding sequence ATGCGCGCCCTGAGCAAACAACACGCCCAGGAGGGCATCTGGATGACCGAGGCGCCGGTCCCCACGCCCGGCCCGAACGACCTGCTCATCCGGGTGCGCAAGGGCAGCATCTGCGGCACCGACGTGCACATCTACAAGTGGGACACCTGGGCGCAGAACACCATCCCCGTGCCCATGATCGTCGGGCACGAGTACGTCGGCACGGTCGCCGCGATCGGCAGCGAGGTTCGCGGCTTCCAGATCGGGGACCGCGTCAGCGGCGAGGGGCACGTCACCTGCGGGCACTGCCGCAACTGCCGCGCCGGGCGCCGCCACCTGTGCCGCAACACCCTGGGCGTCGGCGTGAACCGCCCCGGTTCTTTCGCCGAGTACCTCGTGCTGCCCGCCTTCAACGCCTTCAAACTCCCGGACGACATTCCCGACGACATCGCCGCGATCTTCGACCCGTTCGGGAACGCCGTGCACACCGCCCTGAGCTTCGACCTGGTCGGCGAGGACGTCCTGATCACGGGCGCCGGCCCCATCGGTGTGATGGCCGCCGCCGTCGCCCGGCACGTCGGCGCGCGCAACGTGGTGATCACCGACATCAACGACTACCGCCTGGACCTCGCGCGCCGCATGGGCGTCACCCGCGCCGTGAACGTCGCCCACGAGGACCTGCGCGTCGTCATGCAGGAACTCGGCATGACCGAAGGCTTCGACGTGGGCCTCGAGATGAGTGGCTCCGGCCCCGCCTTCGCGCAGATGGTGGACGTCATGAACAACGGCGGCAAGGTCGCCCTGCTCGGCATTCCCAGCGGCCGCGTGGACATCGACTGGAACGCCGTCATCTTCAAGATGCTGACCATCAAGGGCATCTACGGCCGCGAGATGTTCGAAACCTGGTACAAGATGGCCGCCCTCATCCAGTCCGGCCTGGACCTGAGCCCCATCATCACGCACCACTACCCCATTCATGACTACCAGAAGGGCTTTGACGCCATGCTCGGCGGCCAGAGCGGCAAGGTCATCCTGAACTGGGAGTAA
- the trpS gene encoding tryptophan--tRNA ligase → MEGRPRVLTGDRPTGRLHLGHLVGSLRSRVALQDSHEVFVLVADVQGLTDHFERPDVLRRNIPEVMLDYLGAGLDPARVTFVRQSGVPELTELTVYLLNLVTVSKLRQNPTVKTEIAQKGFGDSVPAGFFIYPAAQVADIVAFGAQVVPVGEDQLPMLELTREVVRRFNGLYGPTADGTAVLREPQALLSASPRLPGLDGQAKMGKSLGNAAYLSDPPDELRRRVMGMFTDPAHLRASDPGQVEGNPVFAYLDAFDPDAARVQAMKDHYRAGGLGDVTVKRHLLDVLEAELTPIRERRAAYAQDPQAVMDLLRGGTGRGREVAAHTLGQVRAALQLGEQAARL, encoded by the coding sequence ATGGAGGGGCGGCCGCGTGTGCTGACCGGGGACCGCCCGACGGGACGGCTGCACCTGGGGCATCTGGTGGGGTCGCTGCGCTCGCGGGTGGCGCTTCAGGACTCGCATGAGGTGTTCGTGCTGGTCGCGGACGTGCAGGGCCTGACCGATCACTTCGAGCGGCCGGACGTGCTGCGCCGCAACATTCCGGAGGTGATGCTGGACTACCTGGGCGCGGGCCTGGACCCGGCGCGGGTGACGTTCGTGCGGCAGTCGGGCGTGCCAGAACTGACCGAACTGACCGTGTACCTGCTGAACCTCGTGACCGTGTCGAAGCTGCGGCAGAACCCGACCGTGAAGACCGAGATCGCTCAGAAGGGTTTCGGCGATTCGGTTCCGGCAGGGTTCTTCATCTATCCGGCGGCGCAGGTGGCGGACATCGTGGCGTTCGGCGCGCAGGTCGTCCCGGTGGGCGAGGATCAGTTGCCCATGCTGGAACTGACGCGCGAGGTGGTGCGGCGCTTCAACGGGCTGTACGGGCCTACGGCAGATGGAACGGCGGTGCTGCGGGAGCCGCAGGCGCTGCTCTCGGCGTCGCCGCGTCTGCCGGGCCTGGACGGGCAGGCGAAGATGGGCAAGAGCCTCGGCAACGCCGCGTACCTGAGCGACCCGCCGGACGAACTGCGCCGCCGGGTAATGGGCATGTTCACGGACCCGGCCCACCTGCGCGCCAGTGACCCCGGGCAGGTCGAGGGGAACCCGGTCTTCGCGTACCTGGACGCCTTCGACCCGGATGCGGCCCGCGTGCAGGCCATGAAGGACCACTACCGCGCCGGGGGCCTGGGCGACGTGACCGTCAAACGGCACCTGCTGGACGTACTGGAGGCCGAACTGACACCCATCCGCGAACGCCGCGCCGCGTACGCGCAGGACCCGCAGGCCGTCATGGACCTCCTGCGGGGCGGCACCGGGCGGGGCCGCGAGGTCGCTGCGCACACGCTGGGGCAGGTGCGGGCGGCGCTGCAACTGGGGGAGCAGGCAGCTCGGCTGTAG
- the dnaJ gene encoding molecular chaperone DnaJ, translating into MDYYELLGVARTASADEIKSAYRKLALKYHPDRNKEEGAAEKFTQINEAYAVLSDAEKRAHFDRYGSAPGAGMPGGDPFGGMGGAGFDPMDIFEQLFGGAVGGRGGRRGPARGDDLETEAHVTLAQARAGEEIQVSVDRLTACDHCHGTKTEPGGKPPKTCSTCGGAGAVRAQARTIFGVVETQQACPTCRGEGQIVQDPCTVCKGRGRTLKSEQVSVKLPRGIDEGYRIRVSGMGNEGPGGNGDLYVHIEMEKHPELRREQEHLIYAAKIGFAKAALGGQVTVPTLDGPQVVEVKAGTQHGELHRLRAQGMPRLQGSGSGDLIVEYDVIVPKPGQLTPEAREALLAYARAVGDEVNEKHESLLGKVGKIFRGE; encoded by the coding sequence ATGGACTACTACGAACTGCTGGGCGTGGCCCGTACGGCAAGTGCCGATGAAATCAAATCCGCTTACCGCAAACTGGCCCTGAAGTACCACCCGGACCGGAACAAGGAAGAGGGCGCGGCCGAGAAGTTCACGCAGATCAACGAGGCGTACGCGGTCCTCAGTGACGCCGAGAAACGCGCGCACTTCGACCGGTACGGCAGCGCGCCGGGCGCCGGAATGCCGGGCGGCGATCCGTTCGGCGGGATGGGCGGCGCGGGCTTCGACCCGATGGACATCTTCGAGCAGCTGTTCGGCGGCGCGGTGGGCGGCCGGGGTGGCCGCCGTGGCCCGGCGCGCGGCGACGACCTGGAAACCGAGGCGCACGTGACGCTGGCCCAGGCCCGCGCGGGCGAGGAGATTCAGGTCAGCGTGGACCGCCTGACGGCCTGCGATCACTGCCACGGCACGAAAACCGAGCCGGGCGGGAAACCCCCGAAAACCTGCTCGACCTGCGGCGGCGCGGGCGCGGTGCGGGCTCAGGCGCGCACGATCTTCGGCGTCGTGGAGACGCAGCAGGCGTGCCCCACCTGCCGGGGCGAGGGTCAGATCGTTCAGGACCCCTGCACGGTCTGCAAGGGCCGGGGCCGCACCCTGAAATCCGAGCAGGTCAGCGTGAAACTCCCCAGGGGCATCGACGAGGGCTACCGCATCCGCGTGAGCGGCATGGGCAACGAGGGTCCGGGCGGGAACGGCGACCTGTACGTGCACATCGAGATGGAAAAACACCCGGAGTTGCGCCGCGAGCAGGAGCACCTGATCTATGCGGCAAAAATCGGGTTCGCGAAGGCCGCGCTGGGCGGGCAGGTCACGGTCCCCACCCTGGACGGCCCGCAGGTGGTCGAGGTGAAGGCCGGCACGCAGCACGGCGAACTGCACCGCCTGCGCGCCCAGGGCATGCCGCGCCTCCAGGGGTCCGGCAGCGGCGACCTGATCGTCGAGTACGACGTCATCGTGCCGAAACCCGGTCAGTTGACGCCCGAGGCGCGCGAGGCCCTTCTCGCCTACGCCCGCGCGGTCGGTGACGAGGTGAACGAGAAGCACGAGAGCCTGCTCGGCAAGGTCGGGAAGATTTTCCGGGGCGAGTAG
- a CDS encoding phytoene desaturase family protein, producing MTAPPAGPPPALDAVIVGAGPNGLSAAITLARAGLRVQVIEARAQVGGGLSSAHMTLPGFVHDYGSAIHPLAAASPAFRQWPLHAFGLDWVQPTAPVAHPLPGGRSVTLERDLHATADALGRDGPTWVRLMAPLLADWEGLLDDILRPLPRVPRHPVTLARFGVRGLPPAALLGQTLFRTPEARALWAGLAAHSCLPLSTPGTSAMTLVLALLGHAVGWPFPRGGAQSLADAMRAYLEYLGGSVVTGVTVTDARDLPPARVTLVDSSPAVLLGILGDRAPAAYRDALEGYRYGPGIQKFDYALSGPMPWQDPRVARAATVHIGGHAADIAASEAVTQAHLHPRPYVLAAQHTLFDPSRAPAGRHTFWAYAHVPNGSDHDAQAQVERQIDRFAPGWEGLILARTRTTATQLQAFSPVFHGGDVNGGRGDLPGLLARPVPTPTPYRTPVRGVYLCSSATPPGGGIHGMAGHHAALAALHDEFRLKVDG from the coding sequence ATGACTGCTCCCCCCGCAGGACCGCCCCCCGCGCTGGACGCCGTGATTGTCGGAGCCGGACCGAACGGCCTGTCGGCGGCCATCACCCTGGCCCGCGCGGGCCTGCGCGTGCAGGTGATCGAGGCGCGCGCGCAGGTGGGCGGCGGCCTGAGCAGCGCGCACATGACCCTGCCCGGCTTCGTGCATGATTACGGGTCGGCCATTCACCCGCTGGCCGCCGCGAGCCCCGCGTTCCGGCAGTGGCCGCTGCATGCCTTCGGGCTGGACTGGGTGCAGCCCACCGCTCCGGTCGCGCACCCGCTGCCCGGCGGGCGAAGCGTGACGCTGGAACGTGACCTGCACGCCACCGCCGACGCCCTGGGCCGCGACGGTCCCACCTGGGTGCGCCTGATGGCCCCGCTGCTGGCCGATTGGGAGGGCCTGCTGGACGACATTCTGCGCCCGCTGCCGCGCGTACCGCGCCACCCCGTGACCCTGGCGCGCTTCGGCGTGCGGGGCCTGCCGCCCGCCGCGCTGCTGGGCCAGACCCTGTTCCGCACACCCGAGGCCCGCGCGCTGTGGGCCGGACTGGCCGCGCACAGCTGCCTGCCACTGAGCACGCCCGGCACGTCCGCCATGACGCTGGTGCTGGCGCTGCTGGGCCACGCGGTCGGGTGGCCGTTCCCGCGTGGCGGCGCGCAGTCCCTGGCAGACGCCATGCGCGCCTACCTGGAGTACCTGGGCGGCAGCGTCGTGACCGGCGTGACCGTCACGGACGCCCGCGACCTGCCGCCCGCCCGCGTGACCCTGGTGGACAGCAGTCCCGCCGTGCTGCTGGGCATCCTGGGCGACCGCGCCCCGGCCGCGTACCGGGACGCGCTGGAAGGCTACCGCTACGGCCCAGGCATTCAGAAGTTCGATTACGCGCTGTCCGGCCCGATGCCCTGGCAGGATCCGCGCGTGGCCCGCGCCGCCACCGTGCACATCGGCGGGCACGCGGCCGACATCGCCGCGTCGGAAGCCGTCACGCAGGCGCACCTGCACCCGCGCCCGTACGTGCTGGCCGCGCAGCACACCCTGTTCGACCCCAGCCGTGCTCCTGCCGGGCGGCACACCTTCTGGGCGTACGCGCACGTCCCGAACGGCAGCGACCACGACGCCCAGGCACAGGTCGAGAGGCAGATCGACCGGTTTGCGCCCGGCTGGGAGGGGCTGATCCTGGCCCGCACCCGCACGACCGCCACGCAACTCCAGGCCTTCAGCCCGGTCTTTCATGGCGGCGACGTGAACGGCGGGCGCGGCGACCTCCCCGGCCTGCTGGCCCGCCCCGTCCCCACCCCCACCCCGTACCGCACGCCCGTGCGCGGCGTGTACCTGTGCTCCAGCGCCACTCCGCCCGGCGGCGGCATTCACGGCATGGCCGGCCACCACGCAGCGCTGGCCGCCCTGCACGATGAATTCAGGTTGAAAGTTGATGGTTGA
- a CDS encoding ribose-phosphate diphosphokinase translates to MPVSHRAPSELLNSRRSPLLVFAGQSNRALAQSICDHLGVPLGRSKTEKFTNDNIIVHYEESLREGDVFIVQTFSTPVSDAIMELMLMIDAAKSASAGRVTAVIPYYSYARSDKKDSPRISIAGRLVADLLQEAGADRILTMTLHAPQVHGFFKVPVDHLSADLVLSHHFKSCVPDAHNGVVLAPDAGSIKRASQIARRLDSGLAMIDKERISDTEVRPRALIGDVDGKTVFIVDDEISTAGSLVETVNIARSMGAKDVYVAVTHGVYTGPAIQRIAGLDVTQVASTNTVHVSEQKQEAAGGKLAVLDVAPLFADAITNIHTGASVSTLFT, encoded by the coding sequence TTGCCCGTTTCACACCGCGCCCCGTCCGAACTGCTGAACAGTCGTCGTTCCCCCCTGCTGGTGTTCGCCGGTCAGAGCAACCGCGCCCTGGCCCAGTCCATCTGCGATCACCTGGGGGTCCCGCTGGGGCGCAGCAAAACCGAGAAGTTCACGAACGACAACATCATCGTGCACTACGAGGAATCCCTGCGTGAAGGCGACGTGTTCATCGTGCAGACCTTCAGCACGCCCGTCAGCGACGCCATCATGGAACTGATGCTGATGATCGACGCCGCCAAGAGCGCCAGCGCCGGGCGCGTCACGGCCGTCATCCCGTACTACTCGTACGCCCGCAGCGACAAGAAAGACAGCCCCCGCATCAGCATCGCCGGCCGCCTCGTCGCGGACCTGCTGCAGGAGGCCGGTGCGGACCGCATCCTGACCATGACCCTGCACGCCCCGCAGGTGCACGGTTTCTTCAAGGTCCCGGTCGATCACCTGTCCGCCGACCTGGTCCTCAGCCACCACTTCAAGAGCTGCGTACCCGACGCGCACAACGGCGTGGTCCTCGCGCCCGACGCCGGGAGCATCAAACGCGCCAGCCAGATCGCGCGCCGCCTCGACAGCGGCCTTGCCATGATCGACAAGGAACGCATCTCGGACACCGAGGTCCGCCCCCGCGCCCTGATCGGCGACGTGGACGGCAAGACCGTGTTCATCGTCGACGACGAGATCAGCACCGCCGGGTCACTGGTCGAGACCGTGAACATCGCCCGCAGCATGGGCGCCAAGGACGTGTACGTGGCCGTCACGCACGGCGTGTACACCGGCCCCGCCATCCAGCGCATCGCCGGACTGGACGTCACGCAGGTCGCCAGCACCAACACCGTGCACGTCAGCGAGCAGAAGCAGGAAGCGGCGGGCGGCAAGCTGGCCGTGCTGGACGTAGCCCCGCTGTTCGCAGACGCCATCACCAACATTCACACCGGAGCGAGCGTCAGCACCCTGTTCACCTGA
- a CDS encoding fructosamine kinase family protein, giving the protein MNTVLPDALRPLTPLIEAHLGAAVQGGARLQGGDISAAYRLRTTRGEFVLKAARPTGGTHLPLYAPEAEGLALLRAVGPLAVPDVIAFGEGPGGWQYLLLSYLPPADDTPALHGALGRGLAALHARPAPGFGGTPDNLFGSLPQQNLAAGSAAEFFWHSRLLPQLERAGAALGAADRARFAELRERLPRLIPPEPPSLVHGDLWHGNLLFTVRGPALIDPAAAFSHREVDLAAMRLFGGVPGQVFAAYAGALPPAEGWEDRAALWNLYPLLAHVNMFGAGYLARTREALEAALRLPERWAGD; this is encoded by the coding sequence ATGAACACTGTGCTGCCGGACGCCCTGCGTCCCCTGACCCCGCTGATCGAGGCGCACCTGGGCGCGGCGGTGCAGGGCGGGGCGCGCCTGCAGGGCGGGGATATCAGCGCCGCCTACCGCCTGCGGACCACGCGGGGCGAGTTCGTGCTGAAGGCCGCGCGGCCCACCGGAGGAACGCACCTGCCGCTGTACGCGCCGGAAGCCGAGGGGCTGGCGCTGCTGCGCGCGGTGGGACCGCTGGCCGTGCCGGACGTGATCGCGTTCGGGGAGGGACCGGGCGGCTGGCAGTACCTGCTGCTGTCCTACCTGCCGCCGGCCGACGACACGCCCGCCCTGCACGGGGCGCTGGGGCGGGGGCTGGCGGCCCTGCACGCGCGGCCCGCGCCGGGCTTCGGGGGTACGCCGGACAACCTGTTCGGGTCGCTGCCGCAGCAGAATCTGGCGGCGGGGTCGGCCGCCGAGTTCTTCTGGCACAGTCGCCTGCTGCCGCAGCTGGAGCGGGCCGGGGCGGCGCTGGGCGCGGCGGACCGGGCGCGGTTCGCGGAGTTGCGTGAGCGGTTGCCGCGCCTGATCCCGCCGGAGCCTCCGTCGCTGGTGCACGGTGACCTGTGGCACGGGAACCTGCTGTTCACGGTGCGCGGCCCGGCCCTGATCGATCCGGCCGCAGCGTTCAGTCACCGGGAGGTGGATCTGGCGGCCATGCGGTTGTTCGGCGGGGTGCCCGGACAGGTGTTCGCCGCGTACGCCGGGGCGCTGCCGCCCGCCGAGGGCTGGGAGGATCGCGCGGCGCTGTGGAACCTGTACCCGCTGCTGGCGCACGTGAACATGTTCGGGGCGGGGTATCTGGCCCGCACGCGTGAGGCGCTGGAGGCGGCCCTGCGTCTGCCGGAACGCTGGGCTGGGGATTGA
- a CDS encoding VOC family protein — translation MTTASTPPVLPGSTHVGTVQLNARDLPGLTRFYADLLGLNVTWPNPTQAVLSAHGTPLLHLHAAPDLPAPAPTRPGLYHTAFLLPTRADLGRWLAHAARLGHRIGSGDHLVSEAFYLSDPEGNGIEVYADRPRDTWTWKDGQVQMATNAVDAQGVLQAAGIDPATLDGAAPFSAPAGTTIGHIHLKVGSAAQAARWYRDTLGLDVVADMGSAAFLSWGGYHHHIGLNEWHSAGQPTPAAPAAGLRDFTLLALDLEPLRAHLDGRPDVQSGPDSLSVTDPWGNRLSVQQG, via the coding sequence ATGACCACTGCATCCACCCCGCCCGTCCTGCCCGGCAGCACCCACGTCGGCACGGTCCAGCTGAACGCCCGCGACCTGCCCGGCCTCACGCGCTTCTACGCTGACCTGCTGGGCCTGAACGTCACCTGGCCCAACCCCACCCAGGCGGTCCTGAGCGCCCACGGCACCCCGCTGCTGCACCTGCACGCCGCGCCCGACCTGCCCGCCCCCGCCCCCACCCGCCCCGGCCTGTACCACACGGCCTTCCTGTTGCCTACCCGCGCCGACCTGGGCCGCTGGCTGGCGCACGCCGCCCGCCTGGGCCACCGCATCGGCAGCGGCGACCACCTCGTCAGCGAGGCCTTCTACCTGAGCGACCCCGAAGGCAACGGCATCGAGGTCTACGCCGACCGCCCCCGCGACACCTGGACCTGGAAAGACGGACAGGTGCAGATGGCCACGAACGCCGTGGACGCGCAGGGCGTCCTCCAGGCGGCCGGAATCGACCCCGCCACACTGGACGGCGCCGCACCCTTCAGCGCCCCCGCCGGAACCACCATCGGGCACATTCACCTGAAAGTCGGCAGCGCCGCGCAGGCCGCCCGCTGGTACAGAGACACGTTGGGCCTGGACGTGGTCGCCGACATGGGCAGCGCCGCCTTCCTGTCCTGGGGCGGGTACCACCACCACATCGGCCTGAACGAATGGCACAGCGCCGGGCAGCCCACCCCAGCCGCGCCCGCCGCCGGCCTGCGCGACTTCACGCTGCTCGCCCTGGACCTGGAGCCCCTGCGTGCCCACCTGGACGGCCGCCCGGATGTGCAGAGCGGCCCGGACTCCCTGAGCGTCACTGACCCCTGGGGCAATCGCCTGAGCGTGCAGCAGGGCTGA
- a CDS encoding non-heme iron oxygenase ferredoxin subunit: MSDSQRVLAGPTTEMPEGHQSTVDLNGVSVLVVNFEGTYYALRNNCTHKDYPLLGGDVSMGRITCEKHGAKFELATGKARTLPAVKPVKLYRTEIEDGAVYVSEL, from the coding sequence ATGAGCGACTCCCAGCGCGTCCTGGCCGGACCCACCACCGAGATGCCCGAAGGCCACCAGAGTACCGTCGACCTGAACGGCGTCAGCGTGCTCGTCGTGAACTTCGAGGGCACGTACTACGCCCTGCGCAACAACTGCACCCACAAGGACTACCCGCTGCTGGGCGGCGACGTCAGTATGGGCCGCATCACCTGCGAGAAGCACGGCGCGAAATTTGAACTCGCGACCGGCAAGGCTAGGACCCTGCCCGCCGTGAAACCCGTGAAGCTCTACCGCACCGAGATCGAGGACGGCGCGGTGTACGTCTCGGAGCTGTAA
- a CDS encoding ankyrin repeat domain-containing protein: protein MTDGTGVVGDQEAAFFLAIKTRDEALLRALVASDAGLLGTSSPLGASPVLFAVSYGRADMARVLAELGAPLDVFAAAALGDGAALTRELDADPARVNGVGSDGFSPLGLAAFFGRMEAAQELLSRGANVNAVSRNAMRVQPLHSAVAGGHAGLARALVAAGADVNAAQQGGFTPLMAAARSGDADLVAFLRAQGARVGARTEDEGLSAADLAREEGHAALANALESGPGALS, encoded by the coding sequence ATGACTGACGGCACGGGTGTGGTGGGGGACCAGGAGGCGGCGTTCTTCCTGGCGATCAAGACGCGGGATGAGGCGCTGCTACGCGCGCTGGTGGCGTCGGATGCGGGATTGCTGGGCACGTCCAGTCCGCTGGGGGCGAGTCCGGTGCTGTTCGCGGTGTCGTACGGGCGGGCGGACATGGCGCGGGTGCTCGCAGAGCTGGGTGCGCCGCTGGACGTGTTTGCGGCGGCGGCGCTGGGTGACGGGGCGGCCCTGACGCGTGAGCTGGACGCCGATCCGGCGCGGGTGAACGGCGTGGGCAGCGACGGGTTCAGTCCGCTAGGACTCGCGGCGTTCTTCGGTCGCATGGAAGCCGCGCAGGAACTCCTGTCGCGCGGGGCGAACGTGAACGCGGTCAGCCGGAATGCCATGCGGGTGCAGCCGCTGCATTCGGCGGTGGCCGGGGGGCACGCGGGGCTGGCGCGGGCGCTGGTGGCGGCGGGCGCGGACGTGAATGCCGCGCAGCAGGGTGGGTTCACGCCGCTGATGGCAGCGGCCCGCAGTGGGGACGCGGACCTCGTGGCGTTCCTGCGGGCGCAGGGGGCGCGGGTGGGCGCACGCACGGAGGATGAAGGTCTTAGCGCGGCGGATCTGGCGCGGGAAGAGGGGCACGCGGCGCTGGCGAACGCGCTGGAGTCGGGGCCGGGCGCACTTTCCTGA
- a CDS encoding serine hydrolase domain-containing protein has product MPLSPDQASPESLGLPSGAMLAWLDALAADGLELHGFTLLCSGRVLAGGHWFPYVPGRVHHLYSLSKAFAAAGAGLLIHEGRLRLDDRVVDFFPDALPEVVGGHLRAMRVEDLLTMRTGHAADTTDVLYAAGEEDWVRAVLAQPVEFTPGTHFVYNSGASFLLSALVQRVTGQTLLEFLTPRLLDPLGIGEAAWPSNAQGVDLGGWGLHLRTGDVARFGQLLLNRGRWQGRQVLAPAWVDAMSAAHVPPGTNPGDGNSDWAQGYGYQLWRCRHGAYRADGAFGQFCVVMPEQDMVLAVTAGVGNMQRVLDHTWTHLLGRLQPSPLPPSPDEEALRVRCAGLTLDVPDLLDPPPLRDVQAQFVFDPNGEGWESAQLTVSGGRGTLDILGATPHTVPFRLNGWQDGRITTWGVNVALTVRAGWQADGALVLTLLLIEDGARWEVRWAGPGAALTVQLCAPHYGEDHTLSARASTLGA; this is encoded by the coding sequence GTGCCTCTTTCACCTGATCAAGCTTCGCCGGAGTCGTTGGGTCTGCCGTCCGGGGCGATGCTGGCGTGGCTGGACGCGCTGGCGGCGGATGGACTGGAACTGCACGGGTTCACGCTGCTGTGCTCGGGGCGGGTGCTGGCCGGTGGCCACTGGTTTCCGTATGTACCGGGGCGGGTGCATCACCTGTACTCGCTGAGCAAGGCGTTCGCGGCGGCGGGGGCCGGCCTGCTGATCCATGAGGGTCGGCTGCGGCTGGATGACCGCGTGGTGGACTTCTTCCCCGACGCGCTGCCGGAGGTGGTGGGCGGGCACCTGCGGGCCATGCGGGTCGAGGACCTGCTGACCATGCGCACCGGGCACGCGGCAGACACGACGGACGTCCTGTACGCGGCGGGTGAGGAGGACTGGGTGCGGGCCGTTCTGGCACAGCCGGTCGAGTTCACGCCGGGCACGCACTTCGTGTACAACAGCGGCGCATCGTTCCTGCTGTCGGCGCTGGTGCAGCGCGTGACCGGGCAGACCCTGCTGGAGTTCCTGACGCCGCGCCTGCTGGACCCGCTGGGCATCGGGGAGGCCGCGTGGCCGTCGAACGCGCAGGGCGTGGATCTGGGCGGCTGGGGCCTGCACCTGCGCACCGGGGACGTGGCGAGGTTCGGGCAACTGCTCCTGAACCGGGGCAGGTGGCAGGGGCGGCAGGTGCTGGCTCCGGCCTGGGTGGACGCCATGAGTGCCGCACACGTTCCGCCCGGCACGAACCCCGGCGACGGGAACAGCGACTGGGCGCAGGGGTACGGGTATCAGCTGTGGCGCTGCCGTCACGGGGCGTACCGGGCGGACGGCGCGTTCGGGCAGTTCTGCGTGGTGATGCCGGAACAGGACATGGTGCTGGCCGTCACGGCGGGCGTGGGGAACATGCAGCGCGTGCTGGATCACACCTGGACACACCTGCTGGGCCGCCTTCAGCCCTCTCCCCTGCCGCCCAGTCCAGATGAGGAGGCGCTGCGGGTGCGCTGCGCGGGCCTCACGCTGGACGTGCCGGACCTTCTCGACCCGCCCCCACTGCGGGACGTGCAGGCGCAGTTCGTGTTCGACCCGAACGGCGAGGGCTGGGAGTCCGCGCAGCTGACCGTCTCGGGCGGGCGCGGCACGCTGGACATCCTCGGGGCCACGCCGCACACCGTCCCGTTCCGGCTGAACGGCTGGCAGGACGGCCGGATCACCACCTGGGGCGTGAACGTGGCGCTCACGGTGCGGGCCGGGTGGCAGGCAGACGGCGCGCTGGTCCTGACCCTGCTGCTGATCGAGGACGGGGCGCGCTGGGAGGTGCGCTGGGCCGGGCCGGGCGCGGCGCTGACCGTGCAACTGTGCGCCCCACACTACGGCGAGGACCACACGCTGAGTGCCCGAGCCTCTACCCTGGGCGCATGA